A genomic window from Silene latifolia isolate original U9 population chromosome Y, ASM4854445v1, whole genome shotgun sequence includes:
- the LOC141633787 gene encoding inositol-3-phosphate synthase-like isoform X1 codes for MFIDNFKVESPNVEYTDGEIRSVYDYQTTELVHENCKGSGYQWIVKPKSVKYQFKTDTRVPKLGVMLVGWGGNNGCTLTGGVIANREGISWATKDKIQQANYFGSLTQASSIRVGSFNGEEIYAPFKSLLPMVNPDDIVFGGWDISNLNLADAMTRAKVLDIDLQKQLRPYMEHMVPLPGIYDPDFIAANQDSRANNIIKGTKKEQVDQVIKDIREFKEKNKVDKVVVLWTGNTERYSNVVVGLNDTMENFLASVEKNESEICPSTLYALACILENVPFINGSPQNTFVPGLVDLAIKNNSLIGGDDFKSGQTKMKSVLVDFLVGAGIKPTSIVSYNHLGNNDGMNLSAPQTFRSKEISKSNVVDDMVASNGILFEPGEHPDHVVVIKYVPYVGDSKRAMDEYISEIFMGGKNTIVMHNTCEDSLLAAPIILDLVLLAELSTRIQLKAENEEKFHSFHPVATILSYLTKAPLVPPGTPVVNALSKQRAMLENIMRACVGLAPENNMILEYK; via the exons ATGTTTATTGATAACTTTAAGGTTGAGAGCCCTAATGTTGAGTACACTGATGGTGAAATCCGTTCAGTGTATGATTACCAAACTACTGAGTTGGTTCATGAGAACTGTAAGGGTTCCGGTTATCAATGGATCGTAAAGCCTAAGTCCGTCAAGTATCAGTTTAAGACTGATACTCGTGTCCCCAAACTTGG GGTGATGCTAGTAGGCTGGGGTGGCAACAACGGGTGCACCTTAACCGGTGGTGTGATCGCTAACCGTGA GGGAATATCATGGGCAACAAAGGACAAGATACAACAAGCCAACTATTTTGGATCACTTACTCAAGCATCCTCAATTCGTGTTGGTTCTTTCAATGGTGAAGAAATCTATGCTCCTTTTAAGAGCCTCCTTCCTATG GTGAACCCGGATGACATAGTATTTGGGGGATGGGACATAAGCAACTTGAACCTAGCAGATGCAATGACCAGGGCGAAAGTCCTGGACATTGATCTTCAGAAGCAATTACGGCCTTACATGGAGCATATGGTTCCTCTCCCTGGTATCTATGACCCTGATTTCATCGCAGCCAATCAAGATTCTCGTGCCAATAACATCATTAAGGGCACTAAGAAAGAGCAAGTTGATCAAGTCATCAAGGATATCCG GGAGTTTAAGGAGAAGAACAAAGTGGACAAGGTGGTGGTGTTATGGACAGGAAACACAGAGAGGTACAGCAATGTGGTGGTGGGTCTGAATGACACCATGGAGAACTTTTTGGCGTCTGTCGAGAAGAATGAGTCCGAAATTTGTCCTTCGACATTGTATGCTTTGGCTTGTATTCTTGAAAATGTGCCATTCATCAATGGAAGTCCTCAGAACACTTTCGTCCCCGGACTCGTTGATCTGGCCATCAAGAATAACAGCTTGATTGGAGGTGATGACTTCAAGAGTGGACAAACCAAGATGAAGTCTGTGCTCGTTGACTTCCTTGTTGGAGCCGGTATCAAG CCAACATCAATAGTGAGCTACAACCACTTGGGTAACAATGACGGTATGAACCTTTCTGCACCTCAAACTTTTAGGTCTAAAGAGATCTCTAAAAGTAATGTCGTCGACGACATGGTTGCAAGCAATGGCATTCTCTTCGAGCCTGGTGAACACCCTGATCATGTTGTTGTCATTAAG TATGTCCCGTATGTGGGGGATAGCAAGAGAGCCATGGATGAGTACATATCCGAGATCTTCATGGGTGGAAAGAATACCATAGTGATGCACAACACTTGTGAGGACTCTCTGTTGGCTGCTCCAATCATCCTTGACTTAGTCCTCCTTGCGGAACTCAGCACTCGAATCCAGCTTAAGGCCGAGAACGAG GAGAAGTTCCACTCCTTCCATCCTGTTGCTACCATACTCAGTTACCTTACCAAAGCCCCTCTT GTTCCACCAGGCACACCAGTGGTGAATGCACTATCCAAGCAGAGGGCAATGCTGGAGAACATAATGAGGGCTTGTGTGGGGTTGGCCCCGGAAAACAACATGATTCTCGAGTATAAGTGA
- the LOC141633787 gene encoding inositol-3-phosphate synthase-like isoform X2 — protein MFIDNFKVESPNVEYTDGEIRSVYDYQTTELVHENCKGSGYQWIVKPKSVKYQFKTDTRVPKLGVMLVGWGGNNGCTLTGGVIANREGISWATKDKIQQANYFGSLTQASSIRVGSFNGEEIYAPFKSLLPMVNPDDIVFGGWDISNLNLADAMTRAKVLDIDLQKQLRPYMEHMVPLPGIYDPDFIAANQDSRANNIIKGTKKEQVDQVIKDIREFKEKNKVDKVVVLWTGNTERYSNVVVGLNDTMENFLASVEKNESEICPSTLYALACILENVPFINGSPQNTFVPGLVDLAIKNNSLIGGDDFKSGQTKMKSVLVDFLVGAGIKPTSIVSYNHLGNNDGMNLSAPQTFRSKEISKSNVVDDMVASNGILFEPGEHPDHVVVIKYVPYVGDSKRAMDEYISEIFMGGKNTIVMHNTCEDSLLAAPIILDLVLLAELSTRIQLKAENEVIIPLLPSCCYHTQLPYQSPSCSTRHTSGECTIQAEGNAGEHNEGLCGVGPGKQHDSRV, from the exons ATGTTTATTGATAACTTTAAGGTTGAGAGCCCTAATGTTGAGTACACTGATGGTGAAATCCGTTCAGTGTATGATTACCAAACTACTGAGTTGGTTCATGAGAACTGTAAGGGTTCCGGTTATCAATGGATCGTAAAGCCTAAGTCCGTCAAGTATCAGTTTAAGACTGATACTCGTGTCCCCAAACTTGG GGTGATGCTAGTAGGCTGGGGTGGCAACAACGGGTGCACCTTAACCGGTGGTGTGATCGCTAACCGTGA GGGAATATCATGGGCAACAAAGGACAAGATACAACAAGCCAACTATTTTGGATCACTTACTCAAGCATCCTCAATTCGTGTTGGTTCTTTCAATGGTGAAGAAATCTATGCTCCTTTTAAGAGCCTCCTTCCTATG GTGAACCCGGATGACATAGTATTTGGGGGATGGGACATAAGCAACTTGAACCTAGCAGATGCAATGACCAGGGCGAAAGTCCTGGACATTGATCTTCAGAAGCAATTACGGCCTTACATGGAGCATATGGTTCCTCTCCCTGGTATCTATGACCCTGATTTCATCGCAGCCAATCAAGATTCTCGTGCCAATAACATCATTAAGGGCACTAAGAAAGAGCAAGTTGATCAAGTCATCAAGGATATCCG GGAGTTTAAGGAGAAGAACAAAGTGGACAAGGTGGTGGTGTTATGGACAGGAAACACAGAGAGGTACAGCAATGTGGTGGTGGGTCTGAATGACACCATGGAGAACTTTTTGGCGTCTGTCGAGAAGAATGAGTCCGAAATTTGTCCTTCGACATTGTATGCTTTGGCTTGTATTCTTGAAAATGTGCCATTCATCAATGGAAGTCCTCAGAACACTTTCGTCCCCGGACTCGTTGATCTGGCCATCAAGAATAACAGCTTGATTGGAGGTGATGACTTCAAGAGTGGACAAACCAAGATGAAGTCTGTGCTCGTTGACTTCCTTGTTGGAGCCGGTATCAAG CCAACATCAATAGTGAGCTACAACCACTTGGGTAACAATGACGGTATGAACCTTTCTGCACCTCAAACTTTTAGGTCTAAAGAGATCTCTAAAAGTAATGTCGTCGACGACATGGTTGCAAGCAATGGCATTCTCTTCGAGCCTGGTGAACACCCTGATCATGTTGTTGTCATTAAG TATGTCCCGTATGTGGGGGATAGCAAGAGAGCCATGGATGAGTACATATCCGAGATCTTCATGGGTGGAAAGAATACCATAGTGATGCACAACACTTGTGAGGACTCTCTGTTGGCTGCTCCAATCATCCTTGACTTAGTCCTCCTTGCGGAACTCAGCACTCGAATCCAGCTTAAGGCCGAGAACGAGGTAATTA TTCCACTCCTTCCATCCTGTTGCTACCATACTCAGTTACCTTACCAAAGCCCCTCTT GTTCCACCAGGCACACCAGTGGTGAATGCACTATCCAAGCAGAGGGCAATGCTGGAGAACATAATGAGGGCTTGTGTGGGGTTGGCCCCGGAAAACAACATGATTCTCGAGTATAA